GATATCCATCCCAAGTGAACCATATCCAGTCATTTGCTATGCAGAGGCAGTGGATATCCTTTCTTCCGAGGGAAAGGAGATCGAGGAGATGGGCGATATAGATACTGAAGGCGAGAAGCTACTTGGGGACATCATGATAGAGAAGGGATATGAGATGTACTGGATCACAGAATATCCAGAGGAGTCGAAACCGTTCTACATCATGGAGAAGGACGATACACCATATTCTCACAGTTTTGACCTGGACTACAGAGGTCAGGAGATCTCATCAGGAGGTCAGAGGGAGCACAGGTACGACAGGTTAGTCGAGAGGATGAAGAAGAAAGGGCTCAATCCGGATTCCTTCCAATTCTACTTGAACGCGTTCAATTATGGCATGCCACCTCACGGTGGTTGGGGTATAGGCCTGGAAAGGGTGGTACAGAACATGCTTGGTCTGCCCAATATTAGGGAAGCCATATTGTTCCCTCGGGACAGAAATCGCCTGGAACCGTAGTCCAGTTTAGAAAGATTAATCAATGAATCAATTCCCTTCCCATTTGGATGGGAGACACTTACGAAAGGGAGCTCAAGGCCATTCTCAGCGGGGATGAGAAGGCGCTGAAGAAGATGATCAAGACCTGTAGCGAAGAAGAGACCCACGGATACCTATCAATCAATAAGAGGCCATTCATGGTGGTGAGGGCAGCTGGCTCATTGGGCATAGACCTGGTAGCGATATGGGGAGATTTGGCCTTACCCATAGAAGTAAAGAGCTCAAAGAGCGGGGTTCTGTGGTTCAGCAATAGTCAGAGATTGATTGAGCAGGGCGAGATGTTCATAGAAGAGTGTTCAAGGGCGGGGTTGATACCGGTTTACGCATTCCGTCTGAAGGGGTATCGTGGGGATCCTTGGAGAGTATTTGCCCTACCTATCAATGAAGTGGACGGAAGGCTTGGTCTTGTTCAAAGTAAATTGCCCAAACCAGAAGAGAGCAACAAGGGCAATTTCATCATGAGGTGGGAGAATGGTATGAAGCTCAGTAAACTAATAGAATATCTAGTGGGATTGAGTTCACCCCTTGTGGAATAGCAAAGGCGAGTGTTGCCATGGATCTCGGCAGGATAAGGTTGAATTTAAGTGGTTGGATTCGAAGCCTTGAACCATGGCAGAAGGTCGCACTTTTACTCGTGATCGTGATCATTCTCTACGGAACCACGATCGCTGTTCACAACCTGTTTCTAATGGATTGGTTCACGGGATGGGCTGGCCCCTCTCCTGATCTTCCAGTCTATCAGAAGAGAGCTCAAAATATTATCGACGGAATGATACCTTACAGGGATTTCTATGTCGAGAGCCCTCCTATCATCAATTATCTTCTCGTGCCGCCTCAACTATTGGGTGGTGAGGGGTGGATGTATGCGGCCTACTTCTCGTTCTTCACCTTCTTGACAGGAGCAGTCATATATCTTGTGCTAAGGCGATTCGACGAGCATATTGCTTTTGTGTCAGGTGTGCTCTTCGTTCTCTCCCCATTCGCATATTTCGAGTCAACGTGGGGCATACAGGACGAATCAATCGTTGTATTCTTCTTCATTCTTCCGCCATTACTGTTAGTGATCAAAAAGGTCCGGGAAGCGTCTGTTTCTCTTGGAGTAGGTATCATGACCAAGATGCTCTCCGGGATCCTGCTGCCGTTGATATTCCTTGAGAAACGACCGATAAAGAAGCATATCGAACATTTTTTTCTGATCGCACTAACGATATTCCTCATTTCATTGCCGTTCCTTATTATTTGTCCCCAAGAATTCCTAAGGTTCCCTCAATACTACTGCCTGGATGTGGATGGTGCAGTGATGGGTGGAATGTCGTTCTGGCACTTTCTTGAGGTCGGGGGGTTGAAGGTCCCCGGAGAGGTTAGTACGATAATCACGGCGGTGGCATTCCTTATAGCGGTCTATTTTGTATACAACAAGCGTCTACCAATCTGGCAATCATCCCTGATACTCGTCTTGACCTTCTTCACCTTCTACCCCAAGATACACCTTGGTTACTTCCTGATCCCGATCGCGTTTCTAATTATCTGGTCAACTGAAGACTTCCGGATATTCCTTAGGTGCTGGGGGGTCTACATTCCTCTTGCCCTGGCAACTGCATTCAGCGATGGGGTTTTGGGAAAACCAGCAATAGACGTTCCATGGGCATGGGTTGCAGGCCTGATGCTATCATTGATCGGTTTTCTGATCCTGTGGGACACTACCCGGATCGTCCTTCGAAAGGAGTGTTTCATCGATCGCGCGATCAAGCATGAAGACGATGTATGACACGTCTTTCAAGATCAAGATTCAATTCTGATTCAAGTACGAATATGAAGATTGAAGGATTCACTCCTGGACCAAATTAGGAGAATCAAAGGTTCAGTTGGAACTTTGTGGTCTTAGCAACGAGTAAGGGACAGAACGAACGATGCTCTTTCGCTTTCAAACAATGATTCATGTCCTCAGGGCATTCTTCACAGGTGGCGATGCCCCTCTCTATTGCGCAAACAATTACATCGCATTTCTGAGAAGGATGGATTTTCAACTCCTTCAGACAACCCATGCATTCCCTCTGGAATAATGAACACTCGGAGCAAAGAATCCCGCAAATCCCGATATCACGCATCAATTGTTTCTAAGTGCCCAGGCTATAAATCAATTTTGTTACTAGTTAAGGTAAAACAAGATTAATTTTTATAGAAACATAGAGAAAAAAATATTCTCTTTTCTTCAATTGCGTAAAATTTAATAAGGGATGATTCATTGACCTCTCGACCGGCGGTCGGTCATTAGCCAGCAATTGAAGGATGTGCCTGAAAATTGAGAATATGTAAAGAATCAAAAGAACGCCGCTTGCAGATAATGGAAGTAGCGGAAGAACTGTTCTTCATCGAGAAGGACTATGAATCCACCTCAATTAATGAGATTATCGGCAGAGTGGGGCTGGCTAAAGGTACATTTTACCACTACTTCAGATCTAAGAGGGACCTTTTAAACGCCATTTTGGAAAGGCAATTGAATGAATTTGAGGAACGAGTTGACCGACTTGCAGCTGATTCCAATATGGGAACCATTGAAAAGCTGGATGCCCTGATCGGTTTGATTTTCGACCTCAGGAGCGGCAATATTCCCGAGTTGGATCGCATGGTTGCTTACAAG
The genomic region above belongs to Methanomassiliicoccales archaeon and contains:
- a CDS encoding Holliday junction resolvase; amino-acid sequence: MGDTYERELKAILSGDEKALKKMIKTCSEEETHGYLSINKRPFMVVRAAGSLGIDLVAIWGDLALPIEVKSSKSGVLWFSNSQRLIEQGEMFIEECSRAGLIPVYAFRLKGYRGDPWRVFALPINEVDGRLGLVQSKLPKPEESNKGNFIMRWENGMKLSKLIEYLVGLSSPLVE
- a CDS encoding TetR/AcrR family transcriptional regulator, which codes for MEVAEELFFIEKDYESTSINEIIGRVGLAKGTFYHYFRSKRDLLNAILERQLNEFEERVDRLAADSNMGTIEKLDALIGLIFDLRSGNIPELDRMVAYKNQVVQENFIMVGVKRARPLLSRIIREGIEEGLFDTNHPEEALSFIISGSRIITESEQDCTAPQKKLEAVADFAERILGIEPGIFKEILFKRMK